In Phragmitibacter flavus, a single genomic region encodes these proteins:
- a CDS encoding DUF1552 domain-containing protein, which translates to MANLLFRRDPMSRRSVLRGMGATIALPFLNAMAPTARAAQSQAQAFPVRMGVVFMPNGVHPQRWTPEGAGHDFKLSPILQPLEKHRGDINVLTNLGHHNCREGDGHYAKTANWLTGTPIAKTTGKDLRCGVSMDQFFAREMGHHTRFPSLEMGTEPVMTGVDFNVNYTMLYGSHISWRTPTTPLPPEINPRFVFDRLFRENADQRKASAMENKSVLDLVLSDAKSLRGRVGQEDQQRLDEYLESIRSVEQRIEADIARVAKGDNLDPLAQEELARLDKRIAAAMKDKSDPGGRLRLDHTEHSRLMLDLMTLAFWSDSTRVSSFMFGWAVSSKSFTFLPGVNHSHHENSHHENHADKLEQYQKICTWHVEQFSYLMDRMKSIKEGEGTLLDNTMLLFGSSMRDGNAHDPRNLPLVLAGGGNAGVKTGQHLVAEKDTPMCNLFLSMLQGAGMNVKEFGDSAGVLKGLTA; encoded by the coding sequence ATGGCCAATCTTCTCTTCCGACGTGATCCGATGTCCCGGCGTTCTGTGCTTCGGGGCATGGGAGCGACGATTGCTTTGCCGTTTTTGAATGCGATGGCTCCAACGGCAAGAGCGGCGCAATCCCAGGCGCAGGCTTTTCCGGTGCGGATGGGGGTGGTGTTTATGCCGAATGGGGTGCATCCACAGAGATGGACACCAGAGGGTGCAGGGCATGATTTTAAGCTGTCACCAATTTTGCAGCCTTTGGAGAAACATCGCGGTGACATCAATGTGCTGACGAACCTGGGGCATCACAACTGCCGCGAAGGTGACGGGCATTATGCGAAGACGGCCAACTGGTTGACGGGAACGCCGATTGCGAAAACGACGGGCAAGGATCTGCGTTGCGGGGTGAGCATGGACCAGTTTTTTGCCCGCGAGATGGGGCATCATACGAGATTCCCTTCGCTGGAGATGGGCACGGAGCCGGTGATGACCGGGGTGGATTTTAACGTGAACTATACGATGTTGTATGGTTCGCATATTTCGTGGAGAACGCCGACGACGCCGTTGCCGCCGGAGATCAATCCGCGATTTGTTTTCGACCGTTTGTTCCGTGAAAACGCGGATCAGCGCAAGGCATCAGCGATGGAGAACAAGAGTGTCCTTGATTTGGTGTTGTCGGATGCGAAGTCGTTGCGCGGTCGGGTGGGGCAGGAAGATCAACAGCGGTTGGACGAGTATTTGGAGAGCATTCGCAGTGTCGAGCAACGCATTGAGGCGGACATCGCGCGGGTGGCGAAGGGGGACAATCTTGATCCCTTGGCGCAGGAAGAATTGGCGCGTTTGGACAAGCGGATTGCTGCAGCGATGAAAGACAAAAGTGATCCCGGTGGTCGGCTGCGGTTGGATCATACGGAGCATTCGCGACTGATGCTTGATCTGATGACGCTGGCTTTCTGGAGCGACAGCACGCGGGTGAGCAGCTTCATGTTTGGTTGGGCGGTGAGCAGCAAAAGTTTTACGTTTTTGCCGGGGGTGAATCATAGTCACCATGAAAACTCCCATCACGAAAATCATGCGGACAAGCTGGAGCAGTATCAAAAGATCTGCACCTGGCATGTGGAGCAGTTCAGTTATTTGATGGATCGGATGAAGTCGATCAAGGAAGGCGAAGGAACCTTGCTGGACAACACGATGTTATTGTTTGGGTCAAGCATGCGGGATGGCAATGCACATGATCCGCGCAACCTTCCGCTGGTCCTCGCCGGTGGTGGGAACGCGGGGGTGAAAACGGGTCAGCATCTGGTGGCCGAGAAAGACACGCCGATGTGCAATTTGTTCCTCAGCATGCTGCAGGGAGCAGGGATGAACGTGAAGGAATTCGGCGACAGCGCCGGGGTGTTGAAGGGTTTGACTGCTTAA
- the dgt gene encoding dGTP triphosphohydrolase — MSSTSPAPAHPPFYQRSDSETFEPRFQSSTSTSTEHRSPFQIDRDRILHSPALRRLQGKTQVFHSFLIGEYDFYRTRLTHSLEVAQIGRSIVHWLSKTSDANITIDSDLVEAACLAHDLGHPPFGHTGERALHRLMQPYGGFEGNAQTLRLLTNTLFAESGAGMNPTRALLDAILKYKTLQHETPNSENHYLYDEQAPILNFVLHDQPFPDHLPPGKLRNQFRSIECQIMDWADDTAYSINDLADAIQTGFITLPKLEAWAANQSLNTIQSDHLDFLLKAMRDQRVESRLGRCIGQHIRACTLAPDNNHLSRFTQRHQWKLVIDETERTRAKLNKRIAVELVFNTPQLHQLDFKASTVLERLFEALRDRYIERPAKHKLQLLPADIAAPIEQAEDERTRARLICDWLSSLTDRTALRTHQRLFDINSQTLSEML, encoded by the coding sequence ATGTCATCCACTTCTCCAGCGCCAGCCCACCCCCCTTTCTACCAACGCTCCGACAGCGAAACCTTCGAACCGCGTTTTCAATCATCCACCTCCACCAGCACCGAGCACCGCAGCCCTTTTCAAATCGACCGCGACCGAATCCTGCATAGTCCTGCCCTGCGCCGACTTCAGGGGAAAACCCAGGTCTTCCATTCATTCCTCATCGGCGAATACGACTTCTACCGCACCCGCCTCACCCACAGCCTGGAAGTCGCCCAAATCGGACGCTCCATCGTCCACTGGCTCAGCAAAACCAGCGACGCGAACATCACCATCGACTCCGATCTTGTCGAAGCCGCCTGCCTCGCCCACGACCTCGGCCATCCCCCCTTTGGCCACACCGGCGAGCGTGCGCTGCATCGACTGATGCAACCTTACGGAGGTTTTGAAGGTAACGCCCAAACCCTGCGACTCCTCACCAACACCCTCTTTGCCGAAAGCGGCGCAGGCATGAATCCCACGCGCGCCCTGCTCGATGCCATCCTCAAATACAAAACCCTTCAGCACGAAACTCCCAACTCCGAAAACCATTACCTCTACGACGAACAAGCCCCCATCCTCAACTTCGTCCTGCACGATCAACCCTTCCCCGATCACCTGCCACCCGGCAAACTCCGCAACCAATTCCGCAGCATCGAATGCCAGATCATGGACTGGGCCGACGACACCGCCTACTCCATCAACGACCTCGCCGACGCCATTCAAACCGGCTTCATCACCCTCCCCAAACTCGAAGCCTGGGCAGCCAATCAATCGCTCAACACCATCCAAAGCGATCACCTCGATTTCCTCCTCAAAGCCATGCGTGACCAACGCGTCGAATCCCGACTCGGCCGTTGCATTGGACAACACATTCGTGCCTGCACCCTCGCTCCCGACAACAATCATCTCAGTCGCTTCACCCAGCGCCACCAATGGAAGCTTGTCATCGACGAAACCGAACGCACCCGCGCTAAACTCAACAAACGCATCGCTGTTGAACTCGTCTTCAACACCCCCCAGCTCCACCAACTCGACTTCAAAGCCAGCACCGTTCTTGAACGTCTCTTCGAAGCCCTGCGCGACCGCTACATCGAGCGTCCGGCCAAACACAAACTGCAACTCCTCCCTGCCGACATCGCCGCCCCCATCGAACAAGCCGAAGACGAACGCACCCGTGCCCGCCTCATTTGCGACTGGCTCTCCAGCCTCACCGACCGCACCGCCCTTCGCACCCACCAACGCCTCTTCGACATCAACAGTCAGACGCTGAGCGAGATGCTCTAA